One stretch of Arachis hypogaea cultivar Tifrunner chromosome 20, arahy.Tifrunner.gnm2.J5K5, whole genome shotgun sequence DNA includes these proteins:
- the LOC112784833 gene encoding uncharacterized protein isoform X2, protein MGPKEHATTMVGLAGIPVSPCYPDSKGGVYFVLEKASLVAAYVGKRYQILNPDEHANFLRRKNKNPYDYRPDIVHEALLQIMGSRLCMAGRLRGVFIRTDEGILIRVEPNTQIPKTLGSFCNMMAELLQKFSIKSKGKRGKLLRLIENPVTQHLPVNSRKIGLSVSSPKAVQIKDYLAAANHDENLVFVVGAMAHGKIDAEYVDDFISVSALPLSAGTCLRRICVALERNQKIH, encoded by the exons ATGGGGCCCAAAGAACATGCTACTACAATGGTGGGGCTTGCAGGAATTCCTGTATCTCCTTGCTACCCGGACTCAAAAGGTGGAGTCTATTTTGTTCTTGAGAAAGCCTCGCTGGTTGCTGCTTATGTTGGAAAG AGGTACCAGATTTTAAATCCAGATGAGCATGCCAATTTCCTTCGAAGGAAAAACAAGAACCCTTATGATTATAGGCCTGATATTGTGCATGAG GCCCTTCTTCAAATTATGGGTAGTCGGCTTTGCATGGCTGGTAGGTTGCGTGGTGTGTTCATTAGGACTGATGAAGGAATACTAATCCGAGTTGAACCAAACACCCAGATACCAAAGACTCTTGGAAGCTTTTGCAACATGATGG ctGAGCTACTGCAAAAGTTCAGCATCAAGTCAAAGGGTAAACGTGGAAAACTTTTGCGCCTAATTGAAAATCCTGTAACTCAACACCTACCCGTTAACTCTCGTAAGATTG GGCTTTCTGTCAGTTCACCTAAGGCTGTTCAAATAAAGGACTACCTCGCTGCTGCTAATCATGATGAGAACCTTGTGTTTGTG GTTGGTGCAATGGCTCATGGAAAGATTGATGCTGAATATGTTGATGATTTTATATCAG TTTCTGCATTGCCCTTGAGTGCTGGGACTTGTCTGAGACGTATCTGCGTTGCATTGGAGAGGAATCAGAAGATTCACTGA
- the LOC112782453 gene encoding 26S proteasome non-ATPase regulatory subunit 11 homolog has protein sequence MASSHLAATTESLALAMEAKNPSEAISILYRVLEDPSSSSEALRMKEQAITNLTDLLRQENRGEDLRSLLTQLRPFFSLIPKAKTAKIVRGIIDAVAKIPGTSALQIALCKEMVQWTRAEKRTFLRQRVEARLAALLMENKEFSEALTLLSSLVKEVRRLDDKLLLVDIDLLESKLHFSLRNLPKAKAALTAARTAANAIYVPPAQQGAIDLQSGILHAEEKDYKTAYSYFFEAFESFNALEDPKAVFSLKYMLLCKIMVNQADDVGGIISSKAGLQYVGPDLDAMKAVADAHSKRSLKLFEITLRDYKVQLEEDPIVHRHLQSLYDTLLEQNLCRLIEPFSRVEIAHIAELIELPIDHVERKLSQMILDKKFAGTLDQGAGCLIIFDDPKTDAIYPATLETISNIGKVVDSLYVRSAKIMT, from the coding sequence ATGGCTTCATCTCATCTTGCTGCAACAACTGAGTCACTTGCTCTTGCAATGGAGGCCAAAAACCCATCTGAAGCAATCTCCATTCTTTACCGTGTACTCGAGGATCCTTCTTCTTCATCCGAAGCTTTGCGTATGAAAGAGCAGGCCATCACAAACCTTACTGACCTTCTAAGACAAGAGAATAGGGGGGAGGATCTGCGCAGCCTTCTCACACAACTGAGGCCCTTTTTCTCCTTGATCCCTAAGGCAAAAACTGCAAAGATTGTCAGGGGAATAATTGACGCAGTTGCTAAAATTCCAGGGACATCTGCTCTTCAAATTGCACTCTGCAAAGAAATGGTGCAATGGACTCGTGCTGAGAAGCGTACGTTCTTGAGGCAGAGAGTTGAGGCAAGGCTTGCAGCACTTCTGATGGAAAATAAGGAGTTTTCAGAAGCTTTGACTTTACTCTCCAGCTTGGTCAAAGAGGTTAGAAGATTAGATGACAAGCTTCTACTTGTAGACATAGACTTGCTGGAAAGCAAGCTACACTTCTCATTAAGGAACCTTCCAAAGGCAAAAGCTGCACTCACAGCAGCAAGAACAGCTGCAAATGCTATTTATGTGCCGCCGGCACAGCAAGGTGCCATAGATCTGCAGAGTGGAATACTGCATGCTGAGGAGAAGGATTATAAAACTGCATATAGTTATTTCTTTGAAGCCTTTGAATCCTTCAATGCACTTGAAGATCCAAAGGCTGTTTTCAGCCTGAAATACATGTTGTTATGTAAGATCATGGTGAATCAAGCTGATGACGTTGGTGGAATCATATCCTCTAAAGCTGGTTTGCAATATGTCGGCCCTGACTTGGATGCAATGAAAGCTGTTGCAGATGCTCATTCTAAGCGCTCCCTGAAGTTATTCGAGATTACTCTGCGAGACTACAAGGTGCAGTTGGAGGAAGACCCAATCGTTCATAGGCACTTGCAATCCCTGTATGATACCCTTCTCGAGCAGAATCTTTGCAGGTTGATCGAGCCATTCTCAAGAGTTGAGATTGCACACATTGCGGAGCTCATTGAACTACCTATTGATCACGTGGAGCGGAAGTTGTCCCAGATGATCTTGGACAAGAAGTTCGCTGGGACATTAGATCAAGGTGCCGGATGCCTCATCATATTTGATGACCCCAAGACAGATGCCATATATCCTGCAACTTTGGAAACCATTTCCAATATTGGGAAAGTTGTGGATAGTCTTTATGTTAGATCGGCCAAGATCATGACATGA
- the LOC112782267 gene encoding probable carboxylesterase 11 yields MPTVAVKLYSVFFKFLLKQRLQNRIQDSLQESDPFGVTSRPGESVAAANPSFSDGVATKDIHIDTFTSLSVRIFLPESALAEPELARGSKPHHLKSITDSTNKLAQAGPGLIRAEKASLASRRAGATPREEPRRNSLGPTGEGLSSASGGGGYLGYSPAPGGRRRKLPVIVQFHGGGWVSGSSDSVANDLFCRRIAKLCDAIVVAVSYRLAPENQYPAAFEDGFKVLNWLAKQANLAECSRSMEVRKLDAHKAIVDSFGAAVVEPWLAAHANPSRCILLGVSCGANIADYVARKAVEAGKLLDPVKVVAQVLMYPFFIGSVPTHSEIKLAKSYFYDKAMCMLAWKLFLNEEKFNLDHPEANPLAPGRGPPLKLMPPTLTVVAELDWMRDRAIAYSEQLRKVNVDAPVLEYKDAVHEFATLDVLIKTPEAQACAEDIAIWVKKYTSLRGHEFSY; encoded by the exons ATGCCGACCGTGGCGGTGAAGCTCTACAGCGTCTTCTTCAAGTTCCTATTGAAGCAGCGTTTGCAGAATCGGATCCAAGACTCGCTTCAAGAATCAGACCCGTTCGGAGTCACGTCCAGGCCCGGCGAATCCGTCGCAGCCGCAAACCCATCCTTCTCCGACGGCGTCGCCACCAAAGACATTCACATTGACACCTTCACGTCCCTCTCCGTACGAATATTCCTACCCGAGTCAGCACTCGCCGAACCCGAACTTGCACGCGGTTCAAAGCCTCACCATCTCAAATCCATAACTGACTCTACAAACAAATTAGCTCAGGCAGGACCTGGATTAATCCGCGCCGAAAAGGCGTCGCTCGCGTCGCGGCGAGCGGGGGCGACGCCGAGGGAGGAGCCTCGACGGAACAGCCTCGGCCCTACCGGAGAGGGATTGAGCTCCGCATCCGGTGGCGGAGGGTACCTTGGATACTCGCCAGCGCCGGGAGGCCGCCGGAGAAAGCTGCCGGTGATTGTACAGTTTCATGGAGGAGGTTGGGTGAGCGGGAGCAGTGACTCGGTGGCGAATGATTTGTTCTGCCGGCGGATCGCAAAGCTGTGCGACGCGATTGTTGTGGCGGTGAGTTACCGGCTGGCGCCGGAGAACCAGTATCCGGCTGCATTCGAGGACGGGTTCAAGGTTCTGAATTGGCTGGCGAAGCAGGCGAATTTGGCGGAGTGTAGCAGGTCCATGGAGGTTAGGAAGTTGGATGCTCACAAGGCTATTGTTGATTCGTTTGGAGCTGCGGTTGTGGAGCCATGGCTCGCTGCTCATGCAAATCCATCgag GTGTATTCTTCTAGGTGTGAGTTGTGGTGCAAATATTGCCGACTATGTGGCTCGAAAAGCCGTAGAAGCCGGCAAACTTCTGGACCCTGTCAAGGTGGTAGCACAGGTCCTGATGTATCCATTTTTCATTGGAAGTGTGCCCACTCATTCTGAAATAAAGTTGGCAAAGTCTTACTTTTATGACAAGGCTATGTGTATGTTAGCATGGAAACTTTTCCTAAACGAGGAAAAATTTAACCTCGACCATCCAGAAGCCAATCCCCTTGCCCCAGGCCGGGGTCCTCCCTTGAAGTTGATGCCTCCAACATTGACAGTGGTAGCGGAACTTGACTGGATGAGGGACCGAGCCATCGCTTACTCAGAGCAGCTCAGGAAAGTGAATGTTGATGCGCCTGTTCTGGAGTATAAAGATGCAGTCCATGAATTTGCAACGCTTGATGTACTTATCAAAACCCCAGAGGCCCAGGCTTGTGCTGAGGACATCGCCATCTGGGTCAAGAAATATACCTCACTTAGGGGTCACGAATTCTCGTATTGA
- the LOC112786531 gene encoding uncharacterized protein At2g29880-like — translation MPNKGNKTAEANQPSKDNLRWSDDMDEVLLNALAEEASKGNRHDGSWTTETYANVVKTLSIAIGPHITKNHIKNRMKTLKNHFAEAYDLFHHLSGFAWNPVTRKFEVEEEVWQDFIKVS, via the coding sequence ATGCCGAATAAGGGAAATAAAACAGCAGAAGCCAATCAACCTTCGAAAGACAACTTAAGATGGTCTGATGATATGGATGAAGTTTTGCTAAATGCATTAGCAGAGGAAGCATCGAAAGGTAATAGGCATGATGGCTCGTGGACAACTGAAACATATGCCAATGTTGTGAAGACTTTGAGCATAGCAATAGGCCCTCACATAACAAAGAATCACATAAAGAATAGAATGAAGACATTGAAAAATCATTTTGCTGAGGCATATGACTTATTTCATCACTTAAGTGGATTTGCATGGAATCCTGTAACTAGAAAGTTTGAAGTTGAAGAGGAAGTATGGCAAGACTTCATTAAGGTATCTTAA
- the LOC112784833 gene encoding uncharacterized protein isoform X1, translating into MVTPRADSKLKHKRDEKQTQIQCWEEEEPENHGNEILGNPSLKGGLTKKTKLSKCDESMGPKEHATTMVGLAGIPVSPCYPDSKGGVYFVLEKASLVAAYVGKRYQILNPDEHANFLRRKNKNPYDYRPDIVHEALLQIMGSRLCMAGRLRGVFIRTDEGILIRVEPNTQIPKTLGSFCNMMAELLQKFSIKSKGKRGKLLRLIENPVTQHLPVNSRKIGLSVSSPKAVQIKDYLAAANHDENLVFVVGAMAHGKIDAEYVDDFISVSALPLSAGTCLRRICVALERNQKIH; encoded by the exons ATGGTCACTCCTCGTGCAGACAGTAAACTGAAGCATAAGAGGGATGAAAAACAAACCCAAATCCAATGTTGGGAGGAGGAAGAGCCAGAGAATCATGGTAATGAGATCCTTGGCAACCCTTCTCTCAAGGGGGGTCTTACGAAAAAG ACAAAGCTTAGCAAATGTGATGAATCAATGGGGCCCAAAGAACATGCTACTACAATGGTGGGGCTTGCAGGAATTCCTGTATCTCCTTGCTACCCGGACTCAAAAGGTGGAGTCTATTTTGTTCTTGAGAAAGCCTCGCTGGTTGCTGCTTATGTTGGAAAG AGGTACCAGATTTTAAATCCAGATGAGCATGCCAATTTCCTTCGAAGGAAAAACAAGAACCCTTATGATTATAGGCCTGATATTGTGCATGAG GCCCTTCTTCAAATTATGGGTAGTCGGCTTTGCATGGCTGGTAGGTTGCGTGGTGTGTTCATTAGGACTGATGAAGGAATACTAATCCGAGTTGAACCAAACACCCAGATACCAAAGACTCTTGGAAGCTTTTGCAACATGATGG ctGAGCTACTGCAAAAGTTCAGCATCAAGTCAAAGGGTAAACGTGGAAAACTTTTGCGCCTAATTGAAAATCCTGTAACTCAACACCTACCCGTTAACTCTCGTAAGATTG GGCTTTCTGTCAGTTCACCTAAGGCTGTTCAAATAAAGGACTACCTCGCTGCTGCTAATCATGATGAGAACCTTGTGTTTGTG GTTGGTGCAATGGCTCATGGAAAGATTGATGCTGAATATGTTGATGATTTTATATCAG TTTCTGCATTGCCCTTGAGTGCTGGGACTTGTCTGAGACGTATCTGCGTTGCATTGGAGAGGAATCAGAAGATTCACTGA